In Monomorium pharaonis isolate MP-MQ-018 chromosome 3, ASM1337386v2, whole genome shotgun sequence, a genomic segment contains:
- the LOC105838431 gene encoding sugar transporter SWEET1 yields MTSTEIKDALALSASICTVLQFLAGVLVCRKYIRNGTTGDSSGLAFVTCFMSCSLWLRYGILIRDSFIICVNIFGTILQICYVFIYILYNVKRSTTIKQFAVAICLVSLVYLYSTYQKDRILAVKYVGFLSCSLTILFFASPLISLAHVIRMKSTESLPFPIIMASMIVSCQWFAYGCLISDQFIQIPNFIGCVLSAFQFSLFLIYPSKRADQVYFI; encoded by the exons atgacaTCGACGGAGATTAAGGATGCACTTGCATTATCCGCGTCAATTTGTActgttttacagtttttagcTGGCGT attggtatgcagaaaatatattagaaatggTACAACTGGAGACAGTTCAGGATTGGCTTTTGTAACGTGTTTTATGTC TTGTAGTTTGTGGTTAAGATATGGAATACTTATTAGAGATTCATTcattatatgtgtaaatatatttggaacaatattacaaatatgttatgtattcatttatatcttatacaatgtaaaaagATCAACTACTATTAAGCAGTTTGCAGTAGCGATCTGTTTAGTTTCGCTTGTGTATCTTTATAGTACTTATCAAAAGGATAGAATTTTAGCTGTGAAATATGTAGGATTTCTTAGTTGCAGTTTGACTATATTATTCTTTGCATCACCATTGATATCACtt GCACATGTGATAAGAATGAAAAGCACAGAAAGTTTACCATTTCCAATTATAATGGCGTCTATGATAGTGTCCTGCCAATGGTTTGCATATGGATGTCTGATTAGTGAccaatttatacaaataccaAATTTCATAGGTTGCGTTTTATCAGCTTtccaattttctttattcttgaTTTATCCAAGTAAACGAGCAGatcaagtttattttatataa
- the LOC105838430 gene encoding leucine-rich repeat flightless-interacting protein 2 has product MESAVAGRRRTSTRHSAEDQALDQIAKEAEARLAARRQARAEAREIRMRELERQQKEAEENADRVYDICSADVNRTMRVTPDPVRTSRLLTNSNNFQSSRRSSEDSLEDAGLTRDIRLELKEFEEKFRKAMIANAQLDNEKSSYAYQVDLLKDKFEELEEITAQLRRELREKNRDVEQLKRVSQRLKEDFDICREQLLERDTLIQENGLVIVDNKENEDEDNENIENGLCHKKRVLVSTEAAELLETAGKGSLDIRLRKFASEKKELQDEIRHLRLELEETRNRMRPEKSSGSILGCLSDNEDIQREANKLLADYKFKLQKAEQDMSTLQATVARLESQVIRYKSAAEASEKAEDELKVEKRKLQREVRETQSRVEELETANSHLQRRLDKLKNAKSALLKEL; this is encoded by the exons atggaATCAGCTGTAGCTGGTCGAAGGCGAACTTCTACAAGGCATTCTGCAGAAGATCAAGCGCTTGATCAAATAGCTAAAGAG GCAGAAGCAAGATTGGCTGCTAGGAGACAAGCAAGAGCAGAAGCTAGAGAAATACGAATGCGTGAATTAGAGAGACAACAAAAAGAGGCAGAGGAGAATGCCGATAGGGTTTATGATATATGCTCAg CTGATGTAAACAGAACTATGAGAGTAACTCCAGATCCAGTACGTACATCGCGACTTCTTACAAAttccaataattttcaatcgaGTCGTAGATCTTCAGAAGATTCGTTGGAAGATGCAGGATTAACCAGAGATATTAGG cTGGAATTAAAggaatttgaagaaaaattcagaaaagCAATGATAGCTAATGCTCAGCTAGACAATGAAAAATCATCTTATGCTTATCaagttgatttattaaaagataaattcgAAGAATTAGAGGAAATTACTGCGCAATTACGTAGAGAATTGAGAGAGAAGAATCGAGATGTTGAACAATTAAAACGGGTTAGTCAAAGATTAAAAGAAGATTTTGATATTTGCAGAGAACAGCTACTAGAAAGAGATACACTTATACaa gaAAACGGTTTAGTCATTGTTGACAATAAGGAAAATGAGGATGAGGacaatgaaaatattgaaaatggaTTATGTCATAAAAAAAGAGTACTAGTCAGTACAGAAGCTGCAGAATTATTAGAAACGGCTGGTAAAGGTTCACTag atattcgaTTAAGAAAGTTTGCTTCTGAAAAGAAGGAATTGCAAGATgaaattcgtcatttaagatTGGAATTAGAAGAAACTAGGAATCGCATGAGACCCGAAAAATCATCTGGTTCAATATTAg GTTGTTTATCAGATAATGAAGACATTCAACGTgaagcaaataaattattagctgattataaatttaaattacaaaaagcaGAACAAGATATGTCTACACTGCAGGCGACAGTAGCTAGATTAGAAAGTCAAGTAATTCGTTATAAATCAGCTGCGGAAGCATCTGAAAAAGCAGAAGATGAgctaaaagtagaaaaaagaaagttacaAAGAGAA gtaAGAGAAACACAAAGTCGTGTAGAGGAATTGGAAACAGCAAATTCCCATTTACAAAGGAGATTAGATAAACTTAAAAACGCTAAATCGGCTCTTTTAAAAGAGCTTTGA